In Streptomyces sp. 71268, the DNA window GGTACAGCTCGGGCACCAGGTCGTGCTGGTCGAAGACGAACCGCGCGCCGCGCCGCTTCAGCCAGAGGGCCGGCAGGAACAGCAGGTCGGGCGGGTTGCAGGCGTGCACCACGTCGACCGGGCCGACCCTGCGGGCCAGCCGGGCGGTGTGCCACAGCGCCGCTCCGTACTCCCGCAGGTAGCCGGCCGGGCCCCCGGTGGCCGCGCGCAGCGGGTAGCGGTGGATGCGCACCCCGTCGATCACCGCCTCAGGCTCCGTGTCCCGCTTGCCGCCCCGGGGGCAGATGACGTGCACCTCCCAGCCCGCCTCGCGCAGCGTCGTGCACTCCTGCCACACCCGCCGGTCGAAGGGCACCGACAGGTTCTCCACCAGGATCAGCGCGCGCCGCCCCGGTCCGATGTCGCCGATCTCGCCAGCCCGGTCGGGCTCGCCGTTCAACGTCGCGTCACCAAGCAAGGCCCACGTACCCCGGTTCGGCCCGGCGCGCGTCGGCGTCGGGAAGACGGACAAGATCGATCAACGGGCCGCTGCCGTGCGGCAGCCGCGCGAGGACGGCCGGGTCCCTGGTCCCCACCAGGCACACGTCGGCGTGCTCAAGGACCTCGTCCACGGAGTCCGCGAGCAACTGCGCCAGGTGCGGCAGCCGGGTCTCGATGTACTCGCGGTTCGCGCCGAGCAGCCGCGACAGGCTCACGTTGGCGTCGTAGATCCGCAGGTCGTACCCCTTGCCGAAGAGCCGCTCCGCCAGTTCGACGAGCGGGCTCTCGCGCAGGTCGTCGGTGCCGGGCTTGAAGGACAGCCCGAACAGGCCCACCCGGCGCCTGCCGGTGCGCTCGACCAGCTCCACCGCGCGCTGCAGGTGCGCGGAGTTGGACGGCAGCACGTGGGCCAGGATGGGCACCGAGACGTCGGCCCGCTGCGCCGCGTGGACCAGGCTGCGCAGGTCCTTGGGCAGGCAGGAGCCGCCGAAGGCGAAGCCGGGGCGCAGGTAGGCGGGGCTGATGTTCAGCTTGCGGTCGGCCAGGAACACGTCCATCACCTGGTGCGAGTCCACGCCGAGCGCCTGGCACACCGCGCCCAGCTCGTTCGCGAAGCCGACCTTGAGGCCGTGGAACGCGTTGTCCGCGTACTTGATCGCCTCGGCCGTCGGGATCGGCACCCGGAACACCTCGCCGGGTAACCCCTCGTACAGCGCCAGCAGCGGGTCGCCGCTCGCCGGGTCGAGTTCGCCGATGACGGTCTTGGGCGGGTCGAAGAAGTCCCGCACGCTCGTGCCCTCGCGCAGGAACTCCGGGTTGACCGCGACCCCGAAGTCCACCCCCGCGGTGCCGCCGACGTGCTTCTCCAGGATCGGCACCAACAGGTTCAGGCAGGTGCCCGGGAGCATCGTGCTGCGGTAGACGACGGTGTGCCGGCCGCCGCGCTCGGCCAGCGCCGCGCCGATCTGCTCGGTGACCCGTTCCAGGTAGCTGGTGGACAGGCTCCCGTTGGGCGCCGACGGCGTGCCCACGCAGACCAGCGAGATCTCGCTGTTCCCGACCGCCTCGCGCACGTCGCCGGTGGCGCGCAGCGCCCCGGTGCGTACGACCTCGGCGACGAGTTCGCCGATCCGTTCCTCGACCACCGGCGCCCTGCCGTCGTTGACCAGGTCGACCTTGACCGGGTTCACGTCCACCCCGACGACCTCGTGTCCCATGCTGGCCAGGCACGCGGCCGACACGCAGCCCACGTAGCCGAGCCCGAAAACGCTGATCCTCATGACCCGTCCCTCCCCCCAGGCAGGCCGCTGTGGCCTGCGGTCCGCGCGCCGGCCGGTCGGCCCCCGCGCATCAGTAGGCCCCCTGCCCGTGGAGCACCGCGCGCAGGGTCTTCCACAAGATCACCGTGTCCAGCGCGAGCGACCAGTCCTCCACGTACCGCAGGTCGAGCCGGACCGCCTCCTCCCACGGCAGGTCACTGCGCCCGCTGATCTGCCACAGACCGGTGAGCCCGGGCTTGACCAGCAGCCGCCGCCGGATGTCCGGGCCGTACGCGGCGCACTCCTCCGGCAGCGGGGGCCGCGGGCCGACGAGCGACATCGAGCCGGTGAGTACGTTCAGAAGTTGTGGCAGCTCGTCGATCGAGTAGCGGCGCAGCACGGCCCCCACCCGGGTCACCCGCGGGTCCCGGCGCAGCTTGAACAGCAGCCCCGCGCCCTCGTTGCGATCGGCCAACTCGGCGCGCACCCGGTCGGCGCCGACGACCATGGTGCGGAACTTGAGGATCGTGAACTCGCGGCCGTCCTTGCCCACCCTGCGCTGGCTGTAGAACGCGCCGCCCCGGCTGTCCAGCACCACGAGCAGCCCGACGAGCACCATCAGCGGCGCGAACAGCAGCAGCAGTACCGCGGCACCCAGCCGGTCGACGACCTCCTTGACCACGCGCCGGCCGCCGGTGAACGTCGGCATGCTGACCCGCAGCAACGGGAGCCCGAGGACCGTGTCGACGTGCAGCCTCGGCCCCGCCACCTCCATCAGCACGGGCGCCACGACCATCTCGGCGTCGCTGCCCTCAAGGTTCCAGGCCAGCCGCTGCAGCCGGTCCGGCGACCAGTGCGGGTCGGGCGTGACCGCGACGACGCGGTAGCCGTCGCGGTGGACGTGGTTCGCGACGTCCGCCAACCGGCCGACGACCGGCACGCCGTCCACGTGCTCCCCGTCGAGCCCGCGACCATCGGTCGTACACACCGCGTCCACCCGCCAGCCCAGGTGTGGAAACTTCCGGGTGCGCGCGATCAGGTCGCGCACGGTGGTCGGGCTTCCGGCCGCGAGCACCGGTCGCAGACAGCGCCCTTCCTTGCGCTGCCTGTGCAGCCAAAGGCGCAGGAGATAGCGCGCGGTAAGGGTGGTGAGCGCGATCGCGGGGACCGCGACGAATATCCAGAGCTTGATGTTGCGCGAGGTGAGCGCGATTCCGCCGAGCGCCAGGACGACGGTCGCCGTGAACACAGCGCGCCCCAGTCGGCGGAACTCCTCGGCACCCTGGCCGAGAACGGCCGGGTTCCACGCCCGGCTCACCGCGAGGGCGGCCAGCACCAGAAGTTCGGTGCCGAAGGCGAGAATTCCCCATTTCTCGTGCCAGTTGGCCGCGTCCCGGGCCCCGAAGAAATTGCCGATCGCCGCCACCACGAAGGCGGTGGTCACGGTGTCGCTGGTGATCACGGTACGGCGGTACCGCTGCTCCCACTCAGTCGCGGGTTGGTTGCCCGTCCCGTTCCCCAGACGCCGGTGCGCCGGCGGAAACGGGCTGACTAATTCCCCCTGCTGCACAGAACCCCCCCAGGTCCCCAAAGAATCGAGGTGCCTTTCCTCAGACCGTTCCTCTCCACGGGAGGTCCCCACCTCCCGCGCATGGCATCGCGGCTTTTCGCAGCGCTACGTGAACAACCCGCCTGGCGGCAACCGCATACGCCTGGCCCGCCAGACCTTCGAGGTGCGTGGAAACCCGGCGGAACGACCTCGGGTGCTCCCCACACCCGCGGCGCCCGCTGGGGCTCCAGGAAATGGATCACCTCGACGCCCGGCGCCGAGGGTGTGACCGCTGGCCGCCCGTGGCGTCGGACCAATAGATCGTTATGGGCCCGCCTCGCCTCCGAACCGCCGAAGCACGGTCAATCTAGACCATCGGAGCCAAGATGAAGAGAGGATGTGTGCGACTTGTGGTCGACTTTTGAAACTGAACTTACCGACGGGAGAACGGCATTGGGGTTCGTGTGACAGATGGTGAGTTCTGTGACGAGTGGGAAAGTGGCATTCCAAGGCTCGGGCCGGCCAAAGGGGTCGTAAAGCGTGATCGACAAGGGCGGCCCGGATCGGCCGGCGTGGCCGTGGGTGGTGCTGAAGAGGGCCACGATGACCGCCGCGCCGTTCGGGTGACACCGCACCTACGCGCCGACGTGCTCGCGCACCCACATACGCACCCACATACGCGCGCGCTCACGCGGGAACACGCCAAGGCGGCCATGCGCCAACGGGCCGCGAACCGCGACTGGGACTCGCCCGGGTCCGGGTCCCCACCCAGCCTCGTTCCGGGCCGTCGTGCCAGGTCAGACGCCATATCGGAGTAGAGGCCGGGCCGCGGGTGGGACCGTGGCCGCCCCCCCCGTGAGTACGGCGAAGGGGGCATAGCGGTCGAACTGCCGGCGCAATAGCTGCAGTTCGCACCTATGTGGCCCGCTGGAGTTCTGTTCCACCCGTCACCGCAACCTGCCCCCGTGATCGTGGGCCAGTCCGTCGGCGGTGCGGGGAACCGTGGGGACGCACGCACGTGAACGGGTGGGTCCCCGTACCGGAATCCGCGGGCGGCGTGCGCTCCGACGCCCCTTCCGCCGACTCCTCACCCCTCAACGAAGGGACCTGATCCATGGACATCAGCAGACGCCGCCTGATCGGCGCCGCCGGCGCGACCGGCGCCGCGCTCGGCCTGTTCAGCGCCGGTCTCAGCAGCGGCTCGGCCTGGGCCGCACCGCGCTACCAGGACGATCCCTACCGCCTCGGCGTCGCCTCCGGCGACCCGTCCGCCGACGGCTTCGTCCTGTGGACCCGGCTGGCGCCCGACCCGCTGGCCGTCGACAGCCGCGGCGGCATGCCCGAGCGCAAGGTCGCGGTCGAGTGGCAGGTGGCCGCCGACGAGCGGTTCCGCCACGTCGTCCGGCACGGCCGCGCCTGGGCCGTGCCCGAACTCGCGCACTCCGTACACGCCGAGGTCCACGGGCTGCGCCCGGGCCGCGAGTACTTCTACCGCTTCCGCACCGGCGGCGCGATCAGCCCCGTCGGCCGCGCCCGCACCGCGCCGGCCCCGCACGGCCACGGCGGCTGGGCCTCCGACGTGAGCTTCGCCTTCGCCTCCTGTCAGTGCTGGTACGAGGGCTTCTACACGGCCTACCGGCACATGGCCAACGAGGACCTGGACTTCGTCGCCTTCCTCGGCGACTACCTCTACGAGGGCGGTGTGGGCGCCAACGCGGGCGTCCGCGACATGCGGTTGGACCCCTCGTACCAGCGCGAGACCTACACCCTCGCCGAATACCGCAACCGCTACGCCCTCACCAAGCTGGACGCCGACCTCCAGGCCGCGCACGCCGCCTTCGCGTGGATCGTCACCTGGGACGACCACGAGGTCGAGAACAACTGGGCCCGCGACACCGCCCAGGTCGACAAGGACGGCTTCCCCGACGACGACATCGCCTCCTTCCGGGCCCGCAGGGCGCGCGCGGCACAGGCGTACTACGAGCACCAGCCGCTGCGCCTGCCCCAGAAGCCGCGGGGCGACCGCATGCGCCTGTACCGGCGGCTGAACTTCGGCTCCGTCCTCGACCTGCACGTCCTGGACACCCGCTCGTACCGCGACGACCAGGTCGGCGGCGACGGCACCAAGCCCGGCTACGACAAGGAACGGCGCGAGAAGTCGCGCACCATGCTCGGCGCCCAGCAGGAGCGTTGGTTGCTGAACGGCGCCGGTCGCTCCCGCGCCACGTGGAACGTGCTCGCCAACCAGACCCTGGTCTCCCAGGTCGACCAGGACCCCAACCCCGACGTCCTCTCCTCCGGCCTGGACATGTGGGACGGTTACACGGCCGCCCGCGACCGGCTGCTCACCGGCTTCTACCGGCAGGGTGTGAACAACCCGGTGGTGATCACCGGCGACATCCACCGCAGCGTGGTCTCCGACCTCAAGCTGGACTTCGACAACCCGAAGTCGCCCACCGTCGGCACGGAGTTCGCCGGCACGTCCATCAGCTCGGGCAAGGACGGCGCCGCCATGGACAAGGTAGGGCGCGACTGGATGACCGAGGGCGTCAACCCGCACCTGAAGTGGCACAACGCCCAGCGCGGCTACACCCGCGTACGGCTGAACCACCGCGAACTGCGCGCCGACTACCGGGTGCTGCCGTTCGTGACCAGGCCGGACGCGCCGGTGGAGACCGCCGCCTCGTTCCTGGTCCAGGCCGGCCGCCCCGGAGCCCACCAGCTCTGACTCCCACCGTGGGGCGTCGCCACGGGCCTTCCAGGCCGCGAACGCCGCCAGGCGGGCGAACCCTTCGGGCCCCGACCCCTTCCGGCCCGAACCCTTCCAGGCCCGAACCGGCCTGGGAGGGTTCGGCCAGTGGACGGCCTGGGTGGCCTGGTGGCGCCGGGGCGGCGGAGGTGGTGGCTGGGTTGGCCGCCTGACCTGTCCGGATTCGGGGGCGCGTGACCCGCCCCGACCAGCGGCGGCTGCCGCGTCCCGCCGGCGGATCGGTACGCGTCGTCCGCCGAGGGTGGCACATGGGCCGAATCGGGTTACTCGGTGAGGACGAGCCGCCATCCCGAGGAGCTGTCGTGGTCATCGTCGCCATCTTGCTGCCGCCCGGCCTGCTGGTCCTGGTCCTGGTGCTGGGACGCTACGAGGAGTGGCTGCTCGGAGCGCCCGCGCGCCCGCCACGGCACGCGCGCGGCAGGCGCCACCTCTCCCTCGTACCGAGGGCGCGGGCCGAGCCCACACCGACGGCCGAGCCCACGCGGGCGGCGGAGCGCGCCCCGAAGCCGGCGCGGCGCCCCGCCGACGCGGCGTAACCCCGTCCGGAACCCGTCCCCGGCTCCCGCCCCGGCGCCCGTCCCCGGCTCCCGCCCCGGCGCCCGGCCCCGGCACCCCGTACCGGCATCCGGCCCCGGCGACCGGTACCGGCACCCGGTGCTCGGCCCAGGCATCCGGGCGCGGCCTTCTGCCCGGCGCGAGTGGCCCGGTTGGACGCAGGGCCGGTCGTGAGCGCGCAGCAGTGTGCCGGCTCGCTGGCACACCCGTGGCGACCAGCGGCTTTACGCGTCGCCACGGCACCTGGACCACCTTCGACGGGTCCGCCGGCGGGGTGGTTGGAAGCGCGCGGAGTGGGCACCCGGTGGCGATCAGGTGTGTCCTGGCCTGGCGTGTACCGGCTCGCGCGCCCCGGCCCGATGCGGAGGAGGCAGGACAGGTATGAGCGTCATCGAGGGCGCCGTCGACGTCGATGTCCCGGTCCACGTGGCCTATAACCAGTGGACCCAGTTCGAGTGCTTCCCCCGGTTCATGCGCGGCGTGCGCGAGGTGGACCGCTCCCGATCCGCCATGACGCACTGGGTGACCAGATTCGGCGGCGTGACGCGCGAGTTCGACGCCGCGATCACCGAGCAGCGCCCCGACGAACGCGTGGTGTGGCGCAGCGTGCGGACACCCCGGCTCACCGGAACGGTGGACTTCCACGCGCTGGGGGAGTCCCGCTGTCGGGTCGCGCTGCGCATCGACTTCACGCCACGCGGCGTCGCCGAGCGGGTCGGGGACGCCCTGGGCGTGGTTCGGCGACAGGTGCTGGCGGACCTTCAGCGCTTCAAGGAGTACATCGAGGGGCAGGGCCGGGAGACCGGGCAGTGGCGGGGAACGATCAGCGGCGGCCACGTCAGGCCCGACGCCGACCGCCTGCCACCACGGGTGCCGCACT includes these proteins:
- a CDS encoding nucleotide sugar dehydrogenase, encoding MRISVFGLGYVGCVSAACLASMGHEVVGVDVNPVKVDLVNDGRAPVVEERIGELVAEVVRTGALRATGDVREAVGNSEISLVCVGTPSAPNGSLSTSYLERVTEQIGAALAERGGRHTVVYRSTMLPGTCLNLLVPILEKHVGGTAGVDFGVAVNPEFLREGTSVRDFFDPPKTVIGELDPASGDPLLALYEGLPGEVFRVPIPTAEAIKYADNAFHGLKVGFANELGAVCQALGVDSHQVMDVFLADRKLNISPAYLRPGFAFGGSCLPKDLRSLVHAAQRADVSVPILAHVLPSNSAHLQRAVELVERTGRRRVGLFGLSFKPGTDDLRESPLVELAERLFGKGYDLRIYDANVSLSRLLGANREYIETRLPHLAQLLADSVDEVLEHADVCLVGTRDPAVLARLPHGSGPLIDLVRLPDADARRAEPGYVGLAW
- a CDS encoding sugar transferase, with protein sequence MQQGELVSPFPPAHRRLGNGTGNQPATEWEQRYRRTVITSDTVTTAFVVAAIGNFFGARDAANWHEKWGILAFGTELLVLAALAVSRAWNPAVLGQGAEEFRRLGRAVFTATVVLALGGIALTSRNIKLWIFVAVPAIALTTLTARYLLRLWLHRQRKEGRCLRPVLAAGSPTTVRDLIARTRKFPHLGWRVDAVCTTDGRGLDGEHVDGVPVVGRLADVANHVHRDGYRVVAVTPDPHWSPDRLQRLAWNLEGSDAEMVVAPVLMEVAGPRLHVDTVLGLPLLRVSMPTFTGGRRVVKEVVDRLGAAVLLLLFAPLMVLVGLLVVLDSRGGAFYSQRRVGKDGREFTILKFRTMVVGADRVRAELADRNEGAGLLFKLRRDPRVTRVGAVLRRYSIDELPQLLNVLTGSMSLVGPRPPLPEECAAYGPDIRRRLLVKPGLTGLWQISGRSDLPWEEAVRLDLRYVEDWSLALDTVILWKTLRAVLHGQGAY
- a CDS encoding alkaline phosphatase D family protein, which codes for MDISRRRLIGAAGATGAALGLFSAGLSSGSAWAAPRYQDDPYRLGVASGDPSADGFVLWTRLAPDPLAVDSRGGMPERKVAVEWQVAADERFRHVVRHGRAWAVPELAHSVHAEVHGLRPGREYFYRFRTGGAISPVGRARTAPAPHGHGGWASDVSFAFASCQCWYEGFYTAYRHMANEDLDFVAFLGDYLYEGGVGANAGVRDMRLDPSYQRETYTLAEYRNRYALTKLDADLQAAHAAFAWIVTWDDHEVENNWARDTAQVDKDGFPDDDIASFRARRARAAQAYYEHQPLRLPQKPRGDRMRLYRRLNFGSVLDLHVLDTRSYRDDQVGGDGTKPGYDKERREKSRTMLGAQQERWLLNGAGRSRATWNVLANQTLVSQVDQDPNPDVLSSGLDMWDGYTAARDRLLTGFYRQGVNNPVVITGDIHRSVVSDLKLDFDNPKSPTVGTEFAGTSISSGKDGAAMDKVGRDWMTEGVNPHLKWHNAQRGYTRVRLNHRELRADYRVLPFVTRPDAPVETAASFLVQAGRPGAHQL
- a CDS encoding SRPBCC family protein, which translates into the protein MSVIEGAVDVDVPVHVAYNQWTQFECFPRFMRGVREVDRSRSAMTHWVTRFGGVTREFDAAITEQRPDERVVWRSVRTPRLTGTVDFHALGESRCRVALRIDFTPRGVAERVGDALGVVRRQVLADLQRFKEYIEGQGRETGQWRGTISGGHVRPDADRLPPRVPHWPTG